TATAGTGCCTGAACATACCTTCTCAAGGCTATGAGCAAGTGTCCATTGAGATCAGTTTATTTGATTGctcttttgtaattttaaattagcTTTTCCTCCAGTAAGGTTTATTTATACCCTTGATAAAGAATGCTTCTGCATATCCATCCCAATTTTCCAACAGGTTTAAGAACCTCTTAACAAGAGTTTCATATTCTGACCCCTTTCTACTTCCCCATGTACATCTCCTGCCATCTTCTGCCTAAAATATACCCCACCCTGCCATACGCACACACATAAACACGTATAGTTCTCCAGCCACTTTCAATTATTTGCAACGCTACAAACACACTATGGTCttctatgtctctgcttttgcatCCTCAGCCTGCATCCCCCACTCCTCAATATTTTCCCATCTTCACTTGGTGAAATCTTGCTCTCCTTCAAGATTCAGTTTCCTCCACTGAATTCCTAGTGTTTCACAGAAGTGCTTATCACATTGCACTGTAATACATGTGTGAACCCACCTGCCTCTCTTCTGATATAATTTCAGTGACTTTGTAGTAATAACATGGTGAAGATAATACTTGAAGAAAATAAGAaggtaagaagaagaaaaagatgaaggaTGTTAATGTGATACTGATTAATCActcaaaaagaaagggaaattgcATTGTGACTGAATACCTATAGATTAGAAGGGTGGGAGGGTGGAGTTGTTATCAGTTCTAAGCCTTAACAGTAAAGGTTAACTGATGAAGGGTATAGACCTAATGAGAAAGAATTCTCCTGGAAATAATTCACACCAGCTCTGCTGAGATCTCATAGTTCTAGTAGGCAGACGAGGAACTTATAAAGATTGAACTGTGTGTTCGTGTTGGAATGGCTCTTACAGAAGTAAGAAACTGGCAAAAACTAGAATTCAGCAATTTTGAGAATTTGTCTTAAACTTTCTTCAAAGAGATTTCTTGATGCACTCGTTTAATTTAGGCTAAAATGAGCAGGGCCTGCCTGCTGCCACCAGAGCTTATCAGAGGCTGTCTAGCTATGCTGGCCTGGGAGGTGCATCTGGTTGGCTCTAACTGTACACTCACCCTTAACCTGGAATGGGAGACCCACACAAGTCCCTTTCTGTCTCTAAAACTACAACACAGGACTTTGAAGGTATAAACTCATCAGAAACAGAACTgaaaaccttttaaattttaacattaaattcATGATGAGTAATTACATCCTGACCCTTAAATGTTCCAAAGCGCTTAGTACCAAAATAACCTTAAGTTCCAGAAAACTGCCTGTGCTGAAATATGCGTCGTGTGGGTTTACATGAAAAACCAAGGATGACTAAATTCACTTCCAAAAGTCAACCTCAAAGCAGTAAATAGCAGATTGCTACTTCCCTACTGAAATCTTTGAGGCGAAGGAAGAGATGAGAGGGAAGGCCTTGTGGTAACAAACTGCTCAGATGTGCTGGGTGAGATTGACATGTCAGCTACCACACTTTATAAACCACAGCAAGACAGAGGGATGAAACCGACACGGCTTAGTAAGGTCTCCACTTGACGCGAGCAGGGGAGACCGGAGGCGGATGTGCCTGGAGGGGACTGTAGCCACCCCCTCCCTCAGCTCTCCACAGTAGTGGTCTCAGGGGTTCCCTGACTCACAGCCGAGTGGGAAGTGGGGGTCTCGACTGTGTGCCCTGGGACGGCCTGTGTCTCCTTTAATTCCAGGACCACCCGGCTGAGAAGGCCTTGGAGCAGCTGCATTTCTCGGAGCAGAAGGGCCACGTCGGGTTTTAGGGCGCCAGCGGTTTGTTGCAAGGGTGTCGGTGGCGCACAGGCCCGGGGCCAAGCGGTGGGGGCTCCGCCCGCGGGGAACGGCGGCCCCGCTGAGGTGACATTCGGGACGGAGGGGACCGACGGGACCGATCTGGACACCGGGGGCTTTCTGAAGGAAAGCGGCTGGTTACCGGGGACCGGGGCGGTGGTGGACGCCAAGTCCAGCGGAGAACCTGCGAACACAACACACAGAGAACCGCTCGGCTGAAACCGTTCTCCCACGGCCTggcggggggagaagggggcaaaggACTGAAGGATGGGCCCGGCCGGGGAGGGGAGTGAGGACGGCGAGGAGGATGGAAATGAGCGGCAGGGGCgagagaggcaggggtggggggaggcggtgGAGAGGGAGGGCGGGGCAGGAGACGGGGTGGGGAGTGACGGGCATTTCCGGAAGGCGTGGGCGgaggcggggcgggcggggcggaCGGGGCTGCCCGCCGGGTGGGCTTCCGGAAGGGCCGTCACTCACCGCGGCCCGGGAGTTGCAGCCAAGGGCTGCGTTTCCGGACGCTGCGGGTGGTTGTAGCCGCCTCGCACCAGTACGATTCCAGCTCCTCGACGTCTGGCTCGGGGACCGTGTACTCCGCATCCCAGTCGTAGCGGCGCACAGGGCGACTGTACTTGTAGAAGGCGAACTGCAGCGGCGTGTCGCGCTTCTGCGGGTGCAGGCGCGTCTCGCAGCGCAAGACCACTCCTCCGAAGGCCGCGCCGTGAGCCTCCACCCGGCCCATCACCCTCAGCACGGGCGCCTGGAACAGCTCTGCGGAAGCGGGGGCCCAGTGGTCAAGGATGCCCTTTAGGCCCGGTGCAAGGGTCCCAGGGAACCGGTCCCAGCTTTGTAGTCCCACTGCCCCTCTCCGGCTCCGGTTTCCCACGAGGgcctctgacccaccagggaggAGGTTGTGTGTACACGTGAAGGGAGGAGAGTCTTTTGAAATGTGGGAGACGAGTCCTCGAGGGAAGGGGGAAGCTTGAATGGAGGCGGCACCAGGTCAGACGCCTCGAGTCACTTCCCAGCTGATACCCAGCTCGGGTCCTCCAGCCTAGACGGGGTCTCAGGACGCCTGGGAGCAGTTCCCTCGCCCCAGTCCCACTGTGATCCCATTTACTGCCACTGTCATTCTGGCTGGGGCTGCGAGACAGCTGTCCCCTACATGGGTTTCTACCCGGAGAAAGAAgcctggacccctgcccccacccaggctTACAGATCAAGTGCGACTTCACACTAAGGAGAGGAGAACGTGCTCGTGGTCCCGCAGAGAAATCCCCAACCTGCCAGCTACTATAACCTCCGCCCCTTCGTTTCCCCGCCGGGTTTCTGTCCCAGAATTTCCCAGAGCTGGTTTATCTCCCTACCCGGCCCCGTCTCCCCCACCTTGCACGGTCACGGCCACCTTGGCGGAGAACATGGGCGCGCTTTCCACGGGAACGCGCATGGTACCCGAGCACTGGTAGCGCCCGCTGTCGCTGGCGCGAGCCTGGGGCACCGTGTAGTTGGCGCTGGAGTGGAAGTAGCGCACGGGTTGGCCGTCGTGGTAGTAATGAAGTTTGTAGACGATCTTGTCGTACCAACCGCGACAGCGCAAGACCAGCGGCTCGCCCTCGAACACGGCAGCATAGGGCACTTGCAGGATCAGCCAGTCTACGACAGTCAGCACAAACAGCCTGATTCCAAGAGAAAGTCCAGCCCTTGGGGTGACCCATTCTTCTCCACCTCCCTGCTCCCgtcttccttccccttctcccccaccaaTTCCCTTCTCCCTTACTGGACACCCCAGGAGCCTCAGATGGTGAGTggcaaggggaaggggaaggccaACCTTAGGTATTGATGCCTGAGACTTGGTTCCAGCCTCAAAGAGTAGTGTCCGTCAGAATCTAGTCTAAACGCCTTAAGATGGCATCAGGGCCTTCCTGACCTGGCCACTGCTTACCTTTTCAGCACCAGCTCAGGATTCTCCCCTGCCGcctgtctccttttcctttcccacCTTACAATGCAGGCTAAGTCCATCCATACTGTACTGCTGGGCCAACTGGCACTGCTCTAAGCCCAGAGCCTTACTATAGGCCAAAAAGACCTCTTCACCTACTTTAGTTGAGGCCTGCTTATCCTGCAGGCCTGAACTTAGATCTTATCTCCTCCAGAAAATACCTGAGGGCCTTCCACCTCCAAGGACAGCCTTAGGCACCTTCTGCAGTACACTTATTTACCTGATCATCATGATAGCTAACGTTTACACAGCCCTAGTGTCTGCTAAATGCCACTTTAGGTGTTTTACATGGAGAAAAAATTCTGCAAGTAATAGCCACAATCTCTATGGTACTGTCAGTTCTGCAAGCAGCAACTACTGTCTATCATATTCAGTATCTTATCCGTACTTGCTATCAGTTTCCAAACAAGAAACCATGAAGTgtggatgagagttggaccataaagaaggctgagtgcagaagaattgatgcttttgaattgtgttggagaagagagtcttgagagtccctaggactccaaggagctcaaaccagtcgatcctaaaagaaatccactctgaacattcattggaaagactgccGCTggagttgaagctccagtactttggccacctaattcgaagagctgtctcattggaaaagaccttgatgctgggaaagattaagggcaagaggagaagcgggtggcagaggatgagacagttagatagcactactgactcaatggacatgagtttgagcaaactctgggagatagtgaaggacagggaagcctggcatgctgcagtcccatggggttgcaaatagtccgACATGACTTAAGAGACTGAGCAACAAATGGGTATGAAGTGTAAATGCTACTGAACATTGAGTGATAACCTTTTAAATTCTGAATACAaagtatagcctaccaggctaaaatgacaaaatattccCTACGAAGTAGCCAATCCTGTGCCCTAATGAACAAATTACTGTTACTTCTCTTATTCTGTTTGGAAAGTGTTTATGTCTTCCCAGGAAATTAGTTTCTTAattgacgtgtgtgtgtgtgtgtgtgtgtgtgtgtgtgtgtgtgtgtgtgtgtgtgtgtgtgtaataaaatTCGGATGAAGTGCTTTGTTCATCTGCTTTTTTCTTTGACAGCCTCTCgtaattcatttttaatcttcacaataactgAACAGATGGATACTATTATTGTCCCTATTTTACTAATGGGAGGCACAAGGAAGCATCGCTCTGTTCAAGCAAGAGTAAGCCCCCAGTTGCAGGCAGCCTGTCCAGGGAACCTCACTTTTCCTGCTTTGCTCTGCCCTTTCCCTTCCTGCCCAACCCTCTTCCCCAAAAGTATGCAGTATCCCAGGTCCTTAGAATCTCTTCTCTTGTGAGCTAGTAAATGAacagaaatgtttatttactgtCCACTGTGGCAGGATGGTAAAGGGACCTTTCAGGCCATGCAAATCTTACTGCATCTCTTACATGGTGCCAGGCAGACTCAATACACCCCTCTCTTCCTACCCCAATGAGAGTGGCCCAGTATCCTCTCCCACAGGAGGGGCAACCTTGCCAGAGGACATGTGTGCTGCCCCTCCAGTGTTCAAACACTCACCATTAGATACTGAGAGGTGGATGGGGTCACTGACGGGTGCTCCGCGTGTCTGGCATCTATACACCCCTGGCGTGTGCACCTCGATGCTCTTCTTATAAGAAGGCAGGAGTAGGTGGCCCAAATACCAGAGAGTGCTAATGGGTCGAAGCTCCAGGAGCAGCGGGTGGTACCCATCACACCGCAGGGTTACCTTTTCCCCCTTGAAGATTGTGGTCCAGGGTGGGTGTAGAGACAATACGGGCTTCTCTACAGTAGCTGGGGGAGAGGGTATGGGAGGCAGCAATGTGAAAAGAGAATCAAGGTGAGGTGCCCAAGGATGTGATCTAAGGTTGGGAAATATCGGAAAATGCCAGTTTCCAGGACCCAGGTTACTAGTCCATCCCTGGGACAGGAGAGACCACACTGGGCTATCAACATGTCCCTTGGTGAGCACCAATGTCTAAGTGCTAGGCCTGCAGGCAAACTGAGTCACAGGGATTGAGAAGAGACACTACCCTGGAACAGCTAAGAAGTGGGGAGTACCCAGGCAGGTCACTTCGGATGGTTGGAGTAGAAGTCACAGAAAATTGGGATGAGGGATGTGTAAGACTCACCAGCTTGCCCACTGCTTGGAActacaaaataagaaagaaagaagaaggagaatgttggagatgaaaggaaagaaagggggcTCTCTTGACCATAGGAAAGATTCAACAAATCCCAAGACATGTTTTTCTTCTGCCTTTAGTTCCCTCAACTCTGAGAAAgcccctttcctcttttcctctccaaaaatagataacaaattGAGGATTGAATatccccccaacacacatatacaccctgACTCCCACTCTTCCCCATGCCTAAAGTTCTTAGGCCAGTGTTGCCTCATTGAGGACTCACCCAGGAGCAGCAGGACTGTTAGTTCCCACATGGTGGATCTgccagcagcagctgcagggcaGTGGAGACACGCTGACATGGGATGGGAGAAGCAGCAGAGAGACAAGGTGACCAGTGCTGACCCCTGAGTCCTGGGAGCACTCTTACTTCTCCCAGTCATTCCTAGTTTCTGAATATGGTGGACTGGAGGGAGCAGGGGACAGGCTGGACATGTGTCAACTCTCAGATGTCCCAAGTACCAGACACTGTCCCACCTACTGCGCCTAAACTGCCTCACATCTCAGGCCAGCCCCAGCTCCTGTAGAGAAGGCCTTTGTTCCCTTTGCAGCCCAAGGAAGCCGCATAGAACCCCAGGATCTGGCAGGTGACCCTGCCACCTTCAGGCTCCCAGCAACATCCCACTCCCTCCCACTCCCTTCCTACCCAAGAAGGTCCCATAAGCCTCAAATGAGAAAGACATCTTCATGTCCTCAAGATCCACACacgacagggacttccctggtggcgaaAACTCCGTACTCCCAAAGCAGGTggcctggattcgatccttggttggggaattagATCCTGCCTACTGCAACTtaagtggcttagatggtaaagaatctgcctgcaatgtgggagacctgggttcgatccctggatggggaagatcccctggagaaggaaatggctgcccactccaatattcttgcctggagaattccatggggtcacaaggagttggacatgactgagcgactaacactttcacttcattttgctGCAAATAAAGATCACTTGTgccccaacaaagacccagtgcaaccaaataaataaataaaaatatttaaaaaaaatagatccaCCCTGGATTATTCTGCTCACTTCCCAGTGATAGGCACTGGTGTGAAGTGAGATGGACGTTGGGTTCTATATACCTAAAAGTCACGTCCTTCCCTGGGTGAGTAGACAGAAGAGCATGATTCATCAACCACCTTCTGTGTCACTGTCTTACAGTGTCACAGTCAAGAGGAGAAAAGATTATGTGTTTCCTCTTTCTATCTCCTTTCCTAGAAGCTTAAACCTCAGAAATTAGAAAACCCTTCTTTCCCACCTATCCCAATGATCTCCTCCGTAGCATCTCCACTCACTtggttttccttccttctctctgtccccaGCCATGCCCCAGTTCTAATAATCCTTACCTGTGTTAGAGAAGTCACTGCATCAACCCCTCGGAAGCTTCTCAGATCTGACTTCTTGCCTCTATTTCTTGTGCTTTTCAAGCCGTGTGATCATACCCTGAGCAGTGGGGAACCTGAAGTCTCCTGTAAATACTTAATGAATTTTCCAACCTGATAgtatgtctccttggacaatGTTCGGTCCTCATCTGTGGCTGTTTAATACTGGGGTACCTCCTTCCTTTGGAACTCTGGCAGGAAGGAGATAGATGATCAAACCCTGTCAATTCTCTTTAAGACagtcttttccctccttccttgctGATGCCCAAAGTTTCACTCTGAGAATTTCCTCGTAGTTTCTCTTAATGTGCTAGcctttgtttaaaatgcagatgccCCTTAGGGAAATGTGATTGATCCTTTAAATTAAGCTGGTCACTTCAGATCCTGTTTGGAGAGCATGTTTTGATAGAAGAGAGATAGAGTTATATGGGTCTGAAAACCAGGGAGGTAATTGATAAGGTGTTCCGGAGTAGGAGAAGGAGAGAACTAGATACCAGGAACAGAGACTATAAACTGCCTGCTTTAGCAGGGCCCAGGCTAGGCAATGTTCCCAGCTTCTCCTGACATGCCTGATGCCTCATCCGGGGCCAACGTGAGCCTCCCCACATCATCCACAATCTCCCTCAAGGTCTGACCTCTGTACCAGGCCACCACCTTTATGATAAGAATGTAATGCACACCTCAGCTCTTCCCTTAGTCTACCCAAGTTGACTCTATTTTCGCTTCCTATCACTCAGAATACAGATCTCAGCCTCTTCCCACAGATTCCACAAAAAACTTGGTTACACTCAAAATTCATGAGGTGTACAATCTTCCCTGAAAATCTCTAGAATCACCCATAGGGTTCATATCATATAGCACTCAAATTTTGGCTTGAAGAATCTCCCACCCAGCATTTCTTCATTCCAGGCTTTCTTTTGCACTTTCCTAAATTGGATCTTTTTCTCCATCCAGGACTTTTTCCTGAAGAATTTCTAATTATTCACACCTTTACTGTGCAGAGAAAATTAGCAATGATCATTTATTACCTGAGCAATTCTGTGAAGCCTATCACGACATCATTTCTGGACAAGATATACCATTATCTGCTAAGAATTCTGAGAAATAAGATGCTTTCAGTGATGACAAtggaatgctgctgctgttgctattgATGAGGACACAGTTTACTTTCAATGGGTGCTACAGCCCTGAGCATGTAGCAGGCACAACACCGTATACCTCAcaggtattattttatttatttggctgtgccaaatcttagctgcagcatgtgggatctagtgccctgaccagggatcaaaccaggccccttgcattgggagatCGGAGTCTTAGccgtggaccatcagggaagaccataTTACTTTAATTCCTGCAAGGGCACTTTAAGGAAgaattattatctccattttacatatgttTCCTGTGGTGATAGAACTGGAATTTGAATAGAAATCTGTCTCAACTCTAAAATCTGTTTTCTCATGCTCATGGCAGACTGTCATCATTAGTCTTTTCAAGTCTcctctctcattttatttttcatctttattcacactgaggcttccctggtagctcagatggtaaagaatctacctgcaatgcaggagacccgggtttgacccctcaAGGGGAGTGGCTTCACACTCTGGTTGTTGCTGtacagtctctaagtcatgtccaactgtttgtgaccccaaaaactgcagcatgccagacttccttgtccttcactatttcctggagtttgctcaaactcacgtccattgagtcagtgatgctatctaaccatttcatcctctgccgcccccttctcctcttgccctcaatctttcccagcctcaggatcttttccaatgagtcagctctttgaattaggtggcgaaagtattggggcttcagcttcagcatcagtcctaccaatgaatattcagggtttcctttaggattgacttgtttgatctccttgctgtcaagggactctcaagaatcctccaacaccacaattagaaagcattagttctttagTAATcacctggagaacggaatggctacacactgcagtattcttgcctggggaattccgtgaatagaggagcctggcaggctacagtccactggggtcgcaaagaattggagacaactgagtgacttcatttttcacttttcattcataCTTCCATTCTCCTCTGCTCCACATGAACACCCACTGTGCAAACTTTACTTTCTAATCCttcatacatgcatatatttacaTTTGAGAAATGTTTAGTATTATTAATTTACATATATGCTATGTGTTTTAGATATTTCTCTTTTAGAATAAAAGCCAGAGTTAAGAGGAATTTGgcaaccgcccccccccccctttttccTGCCTCAGTGATTGTGCTGAGACATCTCACTTCATCTTCTCTGGCCCTTGAACTGGAATTTACATCATCAAttcccctggttctcaggcctttggattCAGACTCAATTTCCCTTTCCCAGGCCTCCAGTTTGCAGACGGCAGGCAGATCATGGGACTTTTCAGCCTCCATAATCTCGTGAGCCGATTCCTCCTActcactttctcttctctctccctgagCCTCTgaaaaccaccattctactctttgCTTCTACGAGTTTGGCTCTATCAGATTCCACACAAAAATGCGTGCATGcaagcaaagtcactcagtcatgtctgactctttgcaaccctatggactgcagtcctccaggctcctctgtccatggggattctccagggaagaattttggaatgggttgccttgtcctccttcagggtatcttcttcacacataaatgagatcatgcaatatttgtccctcttgtctggcttatttcacttggcacaGTGCTTTCCAAGTTCATCCATATTGTGAATGGCAAGAGTTTCTtttcttaaggctgaataatattccattacataaaTGTATAGTACATACAACATATCTTAGATACATTTtaattatccattcatttgttgacatttaggttattttcatattttggctattgtgaataatgctacagtgaacatggaaATGCAGATATCTCTTGAGATACTGATTCCCTTTTCACTTAGAGATGTATatatccctccctccttcccctccatttggtccttccctccccttcccgcctccattttctcctttcctgttcctccccttcctggcctttcttctcctcttccacctctccttcctccctgctccctgggaGCCCCCTGTTTTGGATTAGCTGGGGACCACCGCCGGAAGCAGGGAAGGGGGCCCTGTGGACTATATTcacccctggccccagccccccCACCCAGCTCCAGAGCATCTCCGCCTTGTTGATCCTCAGGCCTTGGGGAAGCCCAGCCCTCTATCCCACCGGGATCCCTGGCGAGTGGGGGCCACAGCAGCTGTgtccccaggaggaggggaggaagattCCGGCtgagctactgctgctgctgctggctgtTGCCTTGGCCAGCCCCACCTGCCACGTGCTCTCATCACCGCTCACGGCTGCCATCCTGGACGACCAGACTGTGTGGGGCCACAGTGAATGTCTGGCCCTGACCCTGGCCCGGGAGCAGATCAACGGGATCATCGAAGTCCCAGCCAAGGCCCGTGTGGAAGTAGACATCTTTGAGCTGCAGCAGGACAGCCAGTAGAGGACCACGGACACCATGTGTCAGATCCTGCCCAAGGGGGTCGTGTCTGTCCTGGGACCCCCTTCCAGCCCCACTTCTGCCTCCACAGTGAGCCAAATCTGTGGAGAGAAGGAGATCCCCCACATCAAGGCGGGTCCCGAGGGGACGCCCCATCTTTGGTACCTGCGCTTTGCGTCTGTCAGCCTGTACCCCAACAACAAGGACACCAGCCTGGCCATCTCCTGGGTCCCCAAGTTTTTCAACTACCCTTCATCCAGCCTCATCTGCGCCAAGGCTGAGCGCCTGCTGCGATTGGAGAAACCGGTATGTGGCTTCCTCATCTCCAAGGAGACTCTGTCTGTGAGGATGCTGGACGACAGCTGGGACCCCACCCCGCTGCTCAAGGAGCTCCACAATGACCAAAGTGTCCACCATCCTCATGGACACCAACGCAACTGTCTCCCACCTCGTTCTCAGTACCGCCTCCGGGCTGGGAATGACCTCCGCGTTTTACAAGTACATCCTCGCCACCAGGGACTTCCCCATTCTGCACCTGGACGGAGTGGTGGAGGACTCCTCCAACatcctgggcttctccaggttcAACACCTCTCAACCCTTCTATCCCAAATTTGTGCACAGCCTCAAAGTGTCCAGGAGGGAGAACTGAGAAGCCAGCCCCTACCCCGGCCCCGCGGTGAGCTCGCGCCCTACCCCCAGCTCGCAGACATTTCTGGGGCCCCTTCAGGCCTCCGCCGGTCATGCT
This portion of the Cervus canadensis isolate Bull #8, Minnesota chromosome 2, ASM1932006v1, whole genome shotgun sequence genome encodes:
- the FCRLB gene encoding Fc receptor-like B isoform X1, whose amino-acid sequence is MWELTVLLLLVPSSGQAATVEKPVLSLHPPWTTIFKGEKVTLRCDGYHPLLLELRPISTLWYLGHLLLPSYKKSIEVHTPGVYRCQTRGAPVSDPIHLSVSNDWLILQVPYAAVFEGEPLVLRCRGWYDKIVYKLHYYHDGQPVRYFHSSANYTVPQARASDSGRYQCSGTMRVPVESAPMFSAKVAVTVQELFQAPVLRVMGRVEAHGAAFGGVVLRCETRLHPQKRDTPLQFAFYKYSRPVRRYDWDAEYTVPEPDVEELESYWCEAATTTRSVRKRSPWLQLPGRGSPLDLASTTAPVPGNQPLSFRKPPVSRSVPSVPSVPNVTSAGPPFPAGGAPTAWPRACAPPTPLQQTAGALKPDVALLLREMQLLQGLLSRVVLELKETQAVPGHTVETPTSHSAVSQGTPETTTVES
- the FCRLB gene encoding Fc receptor-like B isoform X2 codes for the protein MWELTVLLLLVPSSGQAATVEKPVLSLHPPWTTIFKGEKVTLRCDGYHPLLLELRPISTLWYLGHLLLPSYKKSIEVHTPGVYRCQTRGAPVSDPIHLSVSNDWLILQVPYAAVFEGEPLVLRCRGWYDKIVYKLHYYHDGQPVRYFHSSANYTVPQARASDSGRYQCSGTMRVPVESAPMFSAKVAVTVQEARHAAAVRLLQVQSPCAPLRLGCGVHGPRARRRGAGIVLVRGGYNHPQRPETQPLAATPGPRFSAGLGVHHRPGPR